A window of Mercenaria mercenaria strain notata chromosome 16, MADL_Memer_1, whole genome shotgun sequence contains these coding sequences:
- the LOC123540595 gene encoding uncharacterized protein LOC123540595 has translation MAGLTGSPKFLLTLLSLVSLWFLQGHASGGNMNGKYLVASGGNQGVPFNDDYTSKGHEYFDVYSPEIATHYGEVFWTDQGNNPLPKEIIDRFKGKVMAITGYEQDQVMVSPVGQPGVNPDADVSVPINWAYNHHYMAWMTGDHSEMVRIPNPDPNDVSAHGSPMKWMAVDKPSVGERINRNIPTSQMFSEGNGGESRKSFHGYPTGYAQLIDSPNTWHITPMQIDTRNRDCGVTPKDIHNCTDHTVPGPEPKQARYGRGMPKGGSPYSGLLECPCNSRYGGDPLIYGKDAQTKIVSHHYTCVSQASCKTATVGSDVECFSSVEMLGIKADKKVTVSSPTNAVPHGCTVQSSSDGTWTVTYNRFPSSAQCSTSSARSGTLQFDIGTKATIDLNSTTAMITISGPSNVWFGIGFNASHMADSPYTIIVNSTGVYERQIGTCGSEAEHCPGDPLETSVTVVSSKVADGIRTVMLTRPLKGKTMKYYTFDPSAQSQINMISAIGSTQLFAYHQNKTSGVLALMAKGEPNCICDLGSIGKLCETNGTSCDTFTKNCVPPPAGDLLSQRNPTCNSKQYAGGLRCCKHKRIMLDADQPIRPELLRYHMKFRFWFQVYEANGEQVSHYDLPRIYYQTEAWAGEYDIPPAFALPGKPIIGYPNWPEKTPSPGTTCTGTCPDGDDCECVHTITFKWTVSNIRLIYAGGHCHAPACISMELYRNDTGHEMELLCRQVPVYGKGNVTHDKFDETGYIALPPCLWGNDKGLNPSVLLPPNTPMVSIKHNRNTNMGHFGEMASWQMRGTSF, from the exons gACACGCAAGCGGCGGCAACATGAATGGTAAATACCTGGTAGCAAGTGGGGGAAACCAGGGGGTACCATTCAATGATGATTACACAAGCAAAGGTCACGAATATTTCGATGTATACTCTCCAGAAATTGCCACACATTATGGGGAGGTTTTCTGGACAGACCAAGGCAACAACCCTCTTCCAAAGGAAATCATCGACAGGTTTAAAG gaAAAGTCATGGCAATTACAGGCTACGAACAAGACCAGGTCATGGTATCGCCAGTAGGTCAACCTGGCGTCAACCCTGATGCTGATGTCTCCGTTCCGATTAACTGGGCATATAACCACCACTATATGGCTTGGATGACTGGAGATCATTCCGAAATGGTCCGCATACCTAACCCAGATCCCAATGACGTAAGTGCTCACGGTTCGCCAATGAAATGGATGGCCGTAGACAAACCATCAGTCGGAGAACGCATTAATAGAAACATACCAACCAGTCAAATGTTTAGCGAAGGTAATGGTGGTGAGTCAAGGAAGAGTTTCCACGGATATCCAACCGGATATGCTCAGTTGATTGACTCTCCAAATACGTGGCACATTACCCCAATGCAGATAGATACAAGGAACCGTGACTGTGGTGTTACACCGAAAGATATTCATAACTGTACTGATCACACAGTACCGGGGCCTGAACCCAAACAAGCAAGATATGGACGTGGAATGCCGAAAGGTGGATCGCCCTACTCCGGATTACTGGAATGTCCATGTAACAGTCGATATGGTGGGGATCCGTTAATATATGGCAAGGATGCACAAACAAAGATTGTAAGTCATCATTACACTTGTGTATCGCAGGCATCCTGTAAAACTGCAACAGTTGGGAGTGATGTTGAGTGTTTCAGCTCTGTTGAAATGCTAGGAATTAAGGCAGATAAGAAGGTGACGGTATCTTCTCCTACAAATGCAGTCCCACATGGTTGCACAGTACAATCCTCATCGGACGGTACATGGACAGTTACATACAATAGATTTCCGAGCTCTGCCCAATGTTCTACCTCATCCGCCAGATCTGGCACTCTGCAATTTGACATCGGAACAAAGGCCACCATTGATCTTAATAGTACAACAGCAATGATCACTATCTCCGGTCCATCTAATGTTTGGTTTGGAATCGGATTCAACGCAAGTCACATGGCTGACTCTCCATATACAATTATCGTGAATTCGACGGGAGTTTACGAACGCCAGATTGGTACATGCGGAAGTGAAGCTGAGCACTGCCCCGGTGATCCGCTGGAAACTAGTGTTACAGTAGTATCCAGCAAAGTTGCAGATGGAATAAGGACAGTTATGTTGACACGACCCCTAAAAGGAAAAACAATGAAATACTACACGTTCGATCCGTCAGCACAATCCCAGATAAACATGATCTCCGCTATCGGATCAACCCAATTGTTTGCATATCACCAGAACAAAACGTCAGGGGTTTTGGCATTGATGGCTAAAGGGGAACCAAACTGCATCTGTGATTTGGGTAGTATTGGCAAACTGTGCGAAACAAATGGTACTTCATGTGACACATTTACAAAAAATTGCGTACCACCTCCTGCTGGTGACCTACTTAGTCAAAGAAATCCAACATGCAACTCAAAGCAGTATGCTGGTGGTCTACGATGCTGCAAACACAAGCGCATTATGCTTGATGCGGATCAGCCAATCAGGCCTGAACTTTTGAGATATCACATGAAGTTTCGATTTTGGTTTCAAGTATATGAAGCAAACGGTGAGCAAGTATCCCATTACGACCTCCCACGTATCTACTACCAGACTGAGGCATGGGCTGGGGAATACGACATTCCTCCTGCCTTTGCACTTCCAGGGAAGCCTATTATAGGTTATCCTAACTGGCCAGAAAAGACTCCTTCTCCCGGAACCACATGTACCGGAACTTGCCCAGACGGTGACGACTGTGAGTGTGTCCACACAATCACGTTTAAATGGACCGTCAGCAACATCCGGCTAATATACGCTGGCGGACATTGCCATGCACCAGCTTGTATCTCAATGGAATTGTACAGGAACGATACCGGACACGAGATGGAGTTACTTTGCCGACAGGTTCCTGTTTACGGAAAGGGTAATGTTACACATGACAAGTTTGATGAAACAGGTTACATCGCCCTCCCACCTTGTCTATGGGGCAATGATAAGGGGCTCAATCCTTCGGTTCTGTTGCCGCCAAACACTCCAATGGTGTCGATTAAACACAACAGGAATACAAACATGGGTCATTTTGGTGAAATGGCATCGTGGCAAATGAGAGGAACGTCTTTCTAA
- the LOC123540021 gene encoding uncharacterized protein LOC123540021 has protein sequence MDIHKLVFILLIVRLLLCCVDVALIRDHVKAQSIERRRSAYNIWTIHFVSPQLMYSMKNHSASGKEDIYSSGGNSLHHNTSQHEFDNWTILLTFNNEYFDFFQNWWWFFVRLDIPVKILVIAEDGDVFRKIMANYAEYAYVERSDLDIEEEMYFDTDARRKIAFSRISHILKYLENGINILYSDIDTVWLKNPFTYFTGSCDMWVQMEDETIYSTGFMAMLSNKKTFNFMQRWRQVLKYKLQDDRPVFNALLKYSHIRPCPLDENKFSSGPTYKRLTTSEREKAVVVHNTNFELAHVMKRERFKQWNLWNNESKAQDEDMEGLPREENVNDTRSEAAENLES, from the coding sequence ATGGATATTCATAAACTTGTATTTATACTGTTGATAGTGCGTCTGCTGTTGTGCTGTGTGGATGTTGCTTTGATACGCGATCACGTCAAGGCACAGTCCATTGAGAGAAGACGCAGTGCCTATAATATATGGACAATACACTTTGTCTCACCGCAACTGATGTACTCGATGAAAAATCATTCAGCTTCTGGCAAAGAGGATATCTATTCTTCAGGCGGTAACAGTTTACATCACAATACATCTCAACACGAATTTGATAACTGGACCATACTTCTTACATTTAATAACGaatattttgatttctttcaAAACTGGTGGTGGTTTTTTGTTCGTCTTGATATACCCGTTAAAATTTTAGTCATAGCCGAAGATGGTGACGTATTCAGGAAGATAATGGCAAACTATGCAGAATACGCCTACGTAGAGAgaagtgaccttgacattgaagagGAAATGTATTTTGATACTGATGCTCGTAGGAAAATAGCATTTTCTAGAATCTCCCATATACTGAAGTATCTGGAAAACGGCATAAATATCTTATACTCCGATATTGATACAGTTTGGCTAAAGAATCCTTTTACCTATTTTACCGGAAGTTGTGATATGTGGGTACAGATGGAGGACGAAACAATATATTCCACCGGTTTCATGGCAATGCTTAGTAACAAAAAAACGTTTAATTTCATGCAACGATGGAgacaagttttaaaatataaattgcagGATGACCGGCCGGTTTTCAATGCATTGTTGAAATATAGCCATATACGGCCCTGTCCGCTTGAcgaaaacaaattttcttctgGGCCTACTTATAAGCGATTAACGACCAGCGAGCGTGAAAAAGCGGTAGTTGTTCATAATACAAATTTTGAGCTGGCTCATGTCATGAAACGGGAAAGGTTTAAACAATGGAATTTATGGAACAATGAAAGCAAAGCACAAGATGAAGATATGGAAGGTTTACCTAGGGAAGAAAATGTGAATGATACAAGATCAGAGGCGGCAGAAAACCTCGAAtcatga